Proteins encoded by one window of Agelaius phoeniceus isolate bAgePho1 chromosome 5, bAgePho1.hap1, whole genome shotgun sequence:
- the IL15RA gene encoding interleukin-15 receptor subunit alpha isoform X3, with protein sequence MAPPLLPLLCGTAALLLLRAAADTVHCSPPKAVANAHIDAGSRTELNSRLRYSCKPGYKRKAGTSSLIQCILWNGSQPRWTHPTLQCIRDPALSRETPGAASTTQRAGTTSASPNSSPSPAPSQSPVPPAPDGSRPPEMVPTLDTSTLGEGTAPLPIPPTEYAAVSIQSVASSVGLLVLLAIGIAAICCWRRRRRRKCSRQGYVVTEADVPMEGIPSGNEEVVPPVIVPTG encoded by the exons ATGgcaccgccgctgctgccgctgctctGCGGCACCGCCGCGCTCCTGCTGCTCCGCGCCGCCGCCGACACCG tgcaCTGCAGCCCCCCCAAGGCCGTGGCCAACGCTCACATCGACGCCGGGAGTCGCACGGAGCTGAACTCCCGCCTGCGCTACTCCTGCAAGCCCGGGTACAAACGGAAAGCTGGGACCTCCAGCCTCATCCAGTGCATCCTCTGGAACGGCTCCCAGCCCCGCTGGACCCACCCCACCCTCCAGTGCATCC GAGATCCGGCTCTTTCCAGGGAAACCCCCGGCGCGGCGAGCACGACCCAGAGGG CAGGAACCACCAGTGCCAGCCCAAATTCCAGcccttctccagctcccagTCAGTCAcctgtgccaccagcaccagATGGATCCAGGCCACCAGAGATGGTGCCAACACTGGACACATCCACGCTGGGAgagggcacagccccactgCCCATCCCACCCACGGAGTATGCCGCAG TTTCCATCCAGTCCGTGGCCTCTTCTGTTG gactcctggtgctgctggccatCGGAATTGCAGCcatctgctgctggaggaggaggaggaggaggaa atgcagcaggcagggctacGTGGTGACAGAGGCAGACGTTCCCATGGAGGGAATTCCCTCTGGGAATGAGGAGGTGGTGCCTCCTGTCATTGTCCCCACGGGCTGA
- the IL15RA gene encoding interleukin-15 receptor subunit alpha isoform X2 — MAPPLLPLLCGTAALLLLRAAADTVHCSPPKAVANAHIDAGSRTELNSRLRYSCKPGYKRKAGTSSLIQCILWNGSQPRWTHPTLQCIRDPALSRETPGAASTTQRGTTSASPNSSPSPAPSQSPVPPAPDGSRPPEMVPTLDTSTLGEGTAPLPIPPTEYAAGWADSQGSTNLPWALFHPQRLSCFSNGIFLLSSLLSREAPSQHPPLSYLCSSKFPFLSSFPVSIQSVASSVGLLVLLAIGIAAICCWRRRRRRKCSRQGYVVTEADVPMEGIPSGNEEVVPPVIVPTG; from the exons ATGgcaccgccgctgctgccgctgctctGCGGCACCGCCGCGCTCCTGCTGCTCCGCGCCGCCGCCGACACCG tgcaCTGCAGCCCCCCCAAGGCCGTGGCCAACGCTCACATCGACGCCGGGAGTCGCACGGAGCTGAACTCCCGCCTGCGCTACTCCTGCAAGCCCGGGTACAAACGGAAAGCTGGGACCTCCAGCCTCATCCAGTGCATCCTCTGGAACGGCTCCCAGCCCCGCTGGACCCACCCCACCCTCCAGTGCATCC GAGATCCGGCTCTTTCCAGGGAAACCCCCGGCGCGGCGAGCACGACCCAGAGGG GAACCACCAGTGCCAGCCCAAATTCCAGcccttctccagctcccagTCAGTCAcctgtgccaccagcaccagATGGATCCAGGCCACCAGAGATGGTGCCAACACTGGACACATCCACGCTGGGAgagggcacagccccactgCCCATCCCACCCACGGAGTATGCCGCAGGTTGGGCTGACTCCCAAGGGAGTACCAACCTCCCCTGGGCCTTGTTTCATCCACAAAGGCTCTCTTGCTTTTCCAATggaattttccttctctccagcCTCCTTTCTAGGGAGGCTCCTTCCCAGCATCCACCCCTTTCCTACCTTTGCAGCtcaaaatttccttttctctcctcttttccAGTTTCCATCCAGTCCGTGGCCTCTTCTGTTG gactcctggtgctgctggccatCGGAATTGCAGCcatctgctgctggaggaggaggaggaggaggaa atgcagcaggcagggctacGTGGTGACAGAGGCAGACGTTCCCATGGAGGGAATTCCCTCTGGGAATGAGGAGGTGGTGCCTCCTGTCATTGTCCCCACGGGCTGA
- the IL15RA gene encoding interleukin-15 receptor subunit alpha isoform X1, with protein sequence MAPPLLPLLCGTAALLLLRAAADTVHCSPPKAVANAHIDAGSRTELNSRLRYSCKPGYKRKAGTSSLIQCILWNGSQPRWTHPTLQCIRDPALSRETPGAASTTQRAGTTSASPNSSPSPAPSQSPVPPAPDGSRPPEMVPTLDTSTLGEGTAPLPIPPTEYAAGWADSQGSTNLPWALFHPQRLSCFSNGIFLLSSLLSREAPSQHPPLSYLCSSKFPFLSSFPVSIQSVASSVGLLVLLAIGIAAICCWRRRRRRKCSRQGYVVTEADVPMEGIPSGNEEVVPPVIVPTG encoded by the exons ATGgcaccgccgctgctgccgctgctctGCGGCACCGCCGCGCTCCTGCTGCTCCGCGCCGCCGCCGACACCG tgcaCTGCAGCCCCCCCAAGGCCGTGGCCAACGCTCACATCGACGCCGGGAGTCGCACGGAGCTGAACTCCCGCCTGCGCTACTCCTGCAAGCCCGGGTACAAACGGAAAGCTGGGACCTCCAGCCTCATCCAGTGCATCCTCTGGAACGGCTCCCAGCCCCGCTGGACCCACCCCACCCTCCAGTGCATCC GAGATCCGGCTCTTTCCAGGGAAACCCCCGGCGCGGCGAGCACGACCCAGAGGG CAGGAACCACCAGTGCCAGCCCAAATTCCAGcccttctccagctcccagTCAGTCAcctgtgccaccagcaccagATGGATCCAGGCCACCAGAGATGGTGCCAACACTGGACACATCCACGCTGGGAgagggcacagccccactgCCCATCCCACCCACGGAGTATGCCGCAGGTTGGGCTGACTCCCAAGGGAGTACCAACCTCCCCTGGGCCTTGTTTCATCCACAAAGGCTCTCTTGCTTTTCCAATggaattttccttctctccagcCTCCTTTCTAGGGAGGCTCCTTCCCAGCATCCACCCCTTTCCTACCTTTGCAGCtcaaaatttccttttctctcctcttttccAGTTTCCATCCAGTCCGTGGCCTCTTCTGTTG gactcctggtgctgctggccatCGGAATTGCAGCcatctgctgctggaggaggaggaggaggaggaa atgcagcaggcagggctacGTGGTGACAGAGGCAGACGTTCCCATGGAGGGAATTCCCTCTGGGAATGAGGAGGTGGTGCCTCCTGTCATTGTCCCCACGGGCTGA